The sequence AACAAGGCACGCAACACATGCACCTTGGCCCCTGCTGTTGTGCGTTGGTGGATTCTTTGCAACGCAGTCCAAATCTGGTGGCAGGTCCTCAAACCGTCAATGTGAGGCAACTGATTAGCCTCAAGTGCCATGACTATGTGGGACATGGCCTTCTGATCTTTcttggctgcagcagctgcacgcTGTTGATCAGCAGCCCCTGCCCCTTGGGCAGCCACAAAGGGGTCCTGCTGCGTGCACTCCCAAAGCTGCTTCCCTCCCAGCCAAAAGTACATTCTtttctgccaatcatcccagttACTCCCATTGAGTCTTTCAAAGGGGATATTGAAACTCTCAAAGACTTGTCCCTGGGGCTGAGCCATTGCCTCCCTTCCCTTCTGTTGGCCTTTTGCAAGAGCAGCCGATAATACTCACTCCACAGCCAAACCGGGCACTCCGGACGACGTGGCTCCCAGCTCCCTCTCCGTCAGCCTCCTCCGATCTGCCCTCTGCTCTCTTTGAAGCCTTGGCAGTCGATCAAGCTGACGTTCAGTCTTTTAAAGTCTTCCAAAGCCCTTTCTCACACTCTTGGCGTTGACCCATAACCTCCTCCGAtagatttattgctttattgattGGTGCCCAGCCACACTTCCCCTGCGGGCCTCTGCAGCTTCTGTTTACGCAGTGTGGCTTTGGAGCGGTCGTAAAGCAATTAGCAGAATTACACAGCGTCTGTGTGTCGAAAGGGTAGTAAATAAGTCCAGATGTTTCTTCTATCCTAATATCTCTTTATTGGGAACAAAATAGCGTATTTACAAACTCCAATTTCCATCTGATTCAAGCTGCATTTTCTCTGCGTCCTTCTCTCTCAGCTTGCAGCAACGCAACAAACTGCTTTCGCTTTCCACTCAGCTCACAGCATTCCAAGCTGCTTTCGTCACATCCTGGTGTACTTCCCTTGTACAAGCCTCCTCTCAGGCTCGAGGCACAGAAGGTTAACCCTTCACTACACCcaacagaatgtgtgtgtgtgtgtgtgtgtgtgtgtatacacacacacatacaccatcttattatttttttgcttgttgTTTGCTGCCATGAGTTCCATTGTGGGAAAAggggaatataaatttaatgataaataaaagaaatacattgttctgtttacTAACTCATGGATGTGCAGAATCTTAGATAATGGAAGTGCAATATTGCTTTATAATTAATCATTCTGGCCCCATAGGAGAAACCCAATTTTTATACCCAAAGCAGCAGTTTCAACTTCTCTGGGGACAATGATTCGCTTCAAATAATGATGCCAATGGGGTATCATGTCTGCACACTTTAAAATCCTTTAAGATGagaatcattctctctctctcattctctctctctctctcctctctctctctcacccacccacccacccagcttaTGGAATTGGACATCCCTAGCTATTTCATAGCTGCATAAAATAGGATAGACTGACCATATCCTTTACCTACAATGATCAGCAGTCCTCCAAAAGTAAgtgcttgtttctttctttttgacatcAGAAAAGGATCAGTAGACAATGTTCTTGTTAGATGGACTTCAATCCTATTAATGCAACTCAGAACAAAGTCCCGTTAcattcagtgaggcttattccCATGTAAAGTGAATATAGAATTGCATCTTTAGCTTGCAATCTTTTATGCACTTAGGTCTGAAAACTATGAtgatagttgtagtccaacaacatctagagggtactGCTCCATCTATagctaaagcaaaaacaacaaggtcactcaaataaatatttttaatcaaTATCAATCTGCAAACATTATTATCAATTGAATAATCAATTATTATCAATTGGATAATCAATTGGATCACTTTCTTAAGTAAAAACCTGCAGGTTGTCAATTTACGCCAATAGTCTACAAGTTAGCTCCCTTTAAGAATATAGAAATAGTGCAGCTTTAGTGCAGCTTTATATGTAACACTAAAAATATCTATATAGGATAAATTTTTGCTGCATGACATTGAAATGACTGAAATATTCTTGCATTTGTAATATTCAGATTAAACACCATGAGATCAACTTCCTCTGAGAATGAAACATGCATCTTGGAATTCATACTCCTGGGATTTGTAAATATCACACAAGGAAAGACCTTCCTTGCCATCCTGTTCCTCACTATGTATACTGTCTGCTTCTTGGGAAACTCACTCATACTCACCATGACTGTGTTAAGTCGGTCTCTACAcacccccatgtatttcttccttgGCAACCtctctttccttgacatctgctacaTCTCTGTGACAGTACCAAAAATGCTAGCAGATCTCTGGGCTGAATCCCCAGTCATTTCCTTCATGGGTTGTGCTGCACAGTTGTTTTTCCTTGTTGCCTTGGTGGGCACCGAAGGATTCCTTCTGGCTTCTATGGCTCTGGACCGCTATTTTGCCATATGCCATCCATTGGGCTATACAAAACTCATGAATAAATATATTTGCCTTCAGTTGGCTGCTATATCCTGGACTTGTGGCTTCCTCAATGCTTCTCTCCACACAACACTCACATTTCGTCTGTCTTTCTGCCAATCTAATGGAATTAGTCATTTTTTCTGTGATATTCCACCACTGTTGAGTATTTCATGCTCTGACACGTCAGTCAATGAGGCAACCCTTCTTACAGTGGGTGTGTTTGTAggccttagccctttcttcttcaCCCTGGTCTCATACACATTCATCCTtcatgccattttaagcagccgcCAGAAAGGACAGCGCCACAAAGCCATTTCCACCTGTGCTTCCCATCTCACAGTTGTGATTCTGTTCTATGGCTCCAGCATATTTACATATGTCCGTCCTACCTCCAGCTACTCACTTGAAAGGGATCAGCTTGTGGGGGTTTTGTACAGTCTCTTAACACCAACACTCAACCCAATTATTTACAGCCTACGGAACAAGGAAGTGAAGCTGGCAATGAGAAAGTTTCTGCTGAGAATACCTTCCCTTGGAATTTAGATTCTTTAACTGAAACCTCAAGGACCTGAAGATCAGTTgaagagatctgaagacccaTACTATCACTATAAAGAcgtaagaatataagaataatCTTGTCAGATTGGGCCAGTAGCTCATCTAGtacactgttctcacagtggccaactagatgcctgtgggaaaccagggagcagaacataagcacaaaagcactctccccttctgtggtttccagcaactagaatTTGAAGtctttgctgcctccagctgtggaggtggAGCATAGACATCATGGTTAGTAACCATTGATAACTCTCTCTTTCATGAACtggtctaatccacttttaaagccatccaagttggtggtcagcagtgcctcctgcaggagtgagttccatagtttaacacacCTACACTGAAAGATCTGTCCCAATGGACCAAAGTCTGAGAACATGGTAtacttgggaggttgtggactcttcttccttggagattataaagcagaggttgggttgcCATCTGTCATcaatgggggttggactagatgatccttggggtaccTTTCAAGTCTACAAttacatgattctatgattctatgaaagtctgAAAAGTAGTGTGCAGTACGATTTGGAAGAGAAAAACAGTGGGCTGAGTTGCAGTGCTGAACCATTCACTATGAAATTCCTCTCCCTGGGCATTTGTTGTGAAATTCTTTTGCAAGCATAGATTATAGGCCTTCTGCAGATGCAATCTCTTCAGGAGGTTGATTTTCCATGATACAGAACCTTTAGGGTGGCAGCACCCACcctttggaactctctcccatTACATATCAGACAAGAAGCAAgctcgttttctcctgctctggcgagtaggactcaaaccaatggcttcaagttacaagaaaggagattctgactaaacatcaggaatagctttctgacagtaagagctgttcagcagtggaagagTTTACTTCAGGAAGCGGTgcactctctttcattggaggtttttaagcagaagttggatggccatctatgaggcatgctttagttgagattcctgcattgcaggaaattgGTCTAGATGgctctcgggatcccttccaactctacaattctgtgattctaagaacCATCTCTACTGCCTTTTTACCATGTGTTGAATACCTGCCTTCCCCAAGAAGGCTTTCAAGTAGAAATTCTAATCCCAGTCAGTATCTCTATTGCATCTGAAATAGTTTatgcatgtgtttttatttttgatgttttgaatgatGTTTTttatgacatttttatttttaatggctttGAGATGTTTGAAAATAAACAAGCAACATCCATACTATTAGTTCATGGTTGAAGATGGTCACTAATGATGTCTATTAATATGTGAAATACATAAAGATCTGACTACTATATTTTACATTCCACTTTATTAATACAGGAATGTTTCTAATGGGAGAGAAATATCAAAACTTTCATATATACAGTACCAATGCTACTCTAAATAATACAAAAGCATGAATTAATACTTGCTATGTCAACACTACAGGATTCTCTTCAGTTTATAGTAGCAGAATGCATTCCTGGCCATGTCTCGGTGCTTTCCAGGAGCATATCTGAAACCCCTCTAAGGCAAATGGATATTGAATGCCATTAGTGATAGAAtggtagtctaaaccacagagcctagggcttgctcatcagaaggtcagcggttcgaatctccacgacgggggtgagttcccattgctcggtcccagctcctgcccacctagcagttcgaaagcacgtcaaagtgcaagtagataaataggtaccgctccaatgggaaggtaagtggtgtttccgtgtgctgctctgattcgccagaagcggcttagtcatgctggccacatgacccggaagctgtctgtggccaacgccagttcccttggccaataaagcgagatgagcgcctcaaccccagagttgttcgcgactgacttaactgtcaggtgtccctttacctttacctaagatagATACTTTGCTGCCACATCCCTGCAACACCAGCTTAGTCTTGGGTTAATATTACACAGAATATGCAAGTGAAAACATATTGACCTAAACTGGGCCAAATATATCTCAGTGAACCATATCTCACCAATTCACATAATATACAAAACTGCAGTGGTTTCAATCTCAAGCAGGTTATAGGCAACTCCCCACTGATCTTCCACTGAGCATCTATAGAAAAAGAAGGATCTGTAAAGTTGGAGAGGATCTTTGAATGAGAACCAAGATGGTGTGGGGCAGATGAGTAGGGCTCCTGGGAGCACTAGGAGCCTTGTGTGACAGCATGGTAATAACTGTAATGGGGGatgagtagtagtaataatttccATAGCAGTCTGGATTTCTCAGCAGCAGTTCAGGGCAAGCCTGCGTGACTTGTGACTCACCAATCTGAAGTCAGCCCATCAGACACACATTTTGTCTTCAAAGGTGCGGGATGCAAGAATACCCCCAACCCAATACCAGAAAGGCAGCAAAAACTGGAGTTCTAATCACCCAGTAGGTAGTCCCACATATCTAAGATTTTGCATGCCTTTTAGGACTTCCTAGACATTATGTGCTATATGTTCCCTTTAATCTCAAAAAATTAGCCAATaattttaaactgattttttatttgaaaatttaacatagagaaggggagaggaagagagaaagaagaaagcaagaaagaagaACTACAAGAACGACTACTACTACCAGCTCACATTAGGAATACAATAACTATGAACATACACAGATTATTCATATAAATTAACTATCAGAAAGTGTCCAGTGTTGCCTGGGAATTCTAAACAGAggaggaaaagcaaacaaacaaactcaagaTTTCTAAATAGATAGTGTACTTCGTTATTTTTAAGGATGTGCACAGTCTTAGATTGTCCAACCAGAGGGAGATTTTGGAGCAACTTTCAGTTAACTTCTATTAATTATTAAATCACATTAAAGCCAAGCTTCTGTTTCTAAAATGTTTGTCTTCCAGGGCAGAATTTCCTaagcatcattttttttaaagctttcttaACATCTTCATTTCTCAAGCTGTAGATGATTGGGTTGAGCATGGGGGTCACCACACTGTAGATAAATGAGACCACCTTGTTAACTTCCATTGAGTTCTGGCCTGTGGGGTTGACATATATGAAGATAACGGTTCCATAGTAGAGTGAAACTACAGTCAAGTGGGCAgtgcaggtggaaaaggccttctGCCGTCCTTTTGCTGAGGACATCCTTAGGAGGGTTGCCAGGATGCAGACATAAGAAAGCATGGTCAACAGAAAAGTTCCTAATACTATGACAGCTgaactgatgaagatgatggttcTGCTGATGTAAGTGTTAGTACATGACAGGCTGAGCAGTGGAGGGACATCACAGAAGAAATGGTCAATGATGTTGCCACAGAAGTGCAATCTGCCAACTAAGATGGTAGATGGGCAAGGATTTAGGAATCCAGTCACCCAGGAAGCTAAAGCTAAGTAAATACACATTCTACTGCACATCAGTGTTGAGTATCTCAGTGGGTTGCATATGGCAAGATAACGGTCATAAGCCATAACAGCAAGTAGGAAGCACTCTGTGGAacccagaaagaagaagaaatatgacTGCATAAGGCATGCTGTTAGAGAGATAGCCTTAGATCTTCCTAAGGATATTGCCAGAAGTTTAGGGAGAGTGACTGAGGTGTAACCAATCTCCAGGATAGCAAGATTGCTCAGGAAGAAGTACATTGGTGTGTGGAGACTTGATTCTGTCTTTAGTGTGATAAGCAGGATGATGTTTCCCCAAAGTGTAAGGAGATATATGAGAAGGAATGTGATGAAATATATAACTTGTAACTTCTTAGTACCTGTGAAACCAGCAATGATGAATGTTGTTACTCCTGTGTAATTTAACTGCTCCAAGACTGTGTCATCTTCCATCTAGAAAACAAATGTGAATAAGCAGTCATGGTGATAGTGAGCTATAAATGTTTGCACTGCATTCTCACATTTTAATGATATGGTCAATGTTAGTCAAGTGAAATGCTGAGGTGAACTTGGAGGTTTGGTTGAAACATCTGAGAAATTAGGAGATTAGCAaatcaaaactttaataaattaaTCAACACTCCTCCACCACCAGTGAAGGGTTCATTCTCTAAATGTAGATCCAATATTTGATTGTGCTATCTGAAAGTCTGGTTTCACACAGACCTGCTGTCTGGGTTTAAGCCAAACTGAACAGTTTCAATGTGAACTGGTCTGCATTTGTGATTATATAACTAAATAGAGTCACATAAGTACTACTCCCATAACTCACTTCTCATTGTTGCTGTACTTTATAGACTCATCTTTAAAATGTAGGTATATGTAACTGCATCTCTGTCTTTTTTTTATACTCAGTATGCTCTGTGTGTGGTTCTGTTATGGTTTATATGTTTATGTGTTACTTTGTGCATATGTTTATGATAaatcattaaacatttaaaaaaatatttggttATCTCAGAAGGTAATAATTTCTCactaatacaatacagtggtacctcgggttacagacacttcaggtaaaagatgcttcaggttacagactctgctaacccagaaatagtacctcgggttaagaactttgcttcaggattagaacagaaattgtgcaacaGCGgtgcggcagcgcagcggcagtgggaggccccattagctaaagtggtacctcaggttaagcacggacctctggaatgaattaagttcttaacccgaggtaacactgtattagcCATATCTTATTTCTGCTTTATATGAAATATTTCAAGTGGCacaataagaaataaatattgaTAATGATATCAGACAATGATGAGATCCTTTGAGGTATTGTTAACACCTGGAAGTAAGGTGTTTTCCCCAAGACTGTGCCATGGCAAAAACAAAAGGAAGCTTCATTTGCTTTCATTTccttgtattatttttattttaaaaaagaatctacaAGCAAGTTAGCCTGGAACTGATTCCTTGAAAACTGCAACTGTTATATTTTTCCTCCCTGATATTTGGTACAATGTTACTTAATCTGCCTTTGCACATGGAAGTTtaggctttttcttttctctgtgtgcTAAAGATGTGTCAGCAggactttctctctgtgtgttctcctcctcctccttttaaaatAACATCTCTCCTTAAACCATGTTGATTAACAATATCCCTAGCAGCAAAATCACCTtagcctttttctttttactgtgtGGTAGGATGTCATCTGTTGTATGACATCTTGACTTTAACATAGGTTCAGTTAAAGAGTATTGACACTAGCTGAGTAATCCCCAAACAACCTTGGTCATCCCCAAcccatcttcttcctcctttgaaagtcccagattcagtcttCAATAGTCAGCATGCACAatgctgagctagctggaccaatggtctgacatagCATGTTTCAAGAGAGTAATCTAAATAACTCACTCCATTTCAAaaaggaaacccagacagatggatggggtattaataataataataaacccaataAAAACAATATTCATGATAGCATTAGGAAAAGCATAATGTTGACCATTTATGAATATTCAATTTATAGAAGGTAGGTGCAATCCAGGAGGGTTATGTCTCCAAAACTGTCTAGATCTCCAGGTTCAAATTTCAGGTCTGAGAGAAAGGAGACTAGTCAATATCATTCAGCCTTCTACCTGTAACAAGATAGAGATACAGCCACTTGGATACTCTGTgaacattacagtcatacctcaggttacgaacgctgtggattgcgcattttcgggttgcggaccgcaccgaacccggaagtaccggaatgggttacttccgggtttcagtgcttgtgcatgcagaagcgcaaaatgatgtcacatgcatgcacagatgcagagctgtgggttgtgaacgctgcgggttgcgaacgtgcctcctgcacagatcacattcacaacccgagatatgactgtaatcAAAAAAGATTCAAGGTAGGCAGTACTGGCTCTTGGATCTGGGGACATGTTAGGTAGAGGTATCTCAGTGAAGACCATTTACCTGAAAAAGGTGAGCCATGCAAGGTAggaattttcactgttgctggcCCTCTTGGATTAAATGTGAAATGTCACAATTGCAGTGGTGTTGGGGTGATTCACCCTTTGGAACTGTTGGGGCCCTGACAAATTCCAGATCTTTCTGCTGTCTGTAGCCAGACCTAAAAGGAGGCAAGATGCTATACATAACAGGGGTCACTTTTGTAGCACTTAGTATTAGATAGTTTGGGATGGCAAATACCACTGGACCGCTATAGATGAGAAACAGAACATACCTTTTTGGACTAGTTTGCTTAGGAACCCAAAAACCAAATATAACAGCAATAGTCTTCTTCTTTTGCTGTCTCTTCTATACTTCTtgactaggggtcagcaaactttttcagcagggggccggtccactgtccctcagacctcgtaGGGGACCGGGCTAtagtttgaagaaaaaaatgaattcctatgccccacaaataacccagagatgcattttaaataaaaggacatattctactcatgtaaaaacacgctggttcccagaCCATCCAGGACCGGACCATCCCAGACCATCCAGGACCGGCCCCcagggtcttagtttgcctacccatgttcttgaCCTTCTTGCTGAAGCTGGGCTTTGCAGGAGTAGAAGATAAAATTCACTAGGAACTGATAAAAGAAATGTATTCAATGATTCTAAAAATGTAGTTTAAAAAGTCTTGGGGGGGGACAAATTATTTGAAAATAGACCTAGTAAATTAATATGAAGTGAGCCCAATATTCTCTGCACTTTATTCAGTCTGATGTGGTGATTTCTTGAAGTTTACAAAAATATCGTGGTGTTTAGTTTGCATGTGTGTCTCCTGAGAGCCAATCAATTTAAGAGTTTGGGGAATGGAAAAAGAAGGTAAATGAGCCAATGTGGAGTAGTGGCTGAGGGCCAAAACTAGACTTAACAATGTCTACTCCATTTACAGAGGAACAATCCTTTGCACAAGAAGATGGTGTAATGCAAGCCAGTGTAAGCTGATTAGGTGTAAAGTAACAAAGGTGTAGAGTTCAGCCGGTTGGGCTACTGTTGctccactgaagaagaagaagaagaagaagagtttggatttgatatcccgcctttcactccctttaaggagtct comes from Podarcis raffonei isolate rPodRaf1 chromosome 13, rPodRaf1.pri, whole genome shotgun sequence and encodes:
- the LOC128400459 gene encoding olfactory receptor 5V1-like, which encodes MRSTSSENETCILEFILLGFVNITQGKTFLAILFLTMYTVCFLGNSLILTMTVLSRSLHTPMYFFLGNLSFLDICYISVTVPKMLADLWAESPVISFMGCAAQLFFLVALVGTEGFLLASMALDRYFAICHPLGYTKLMNKYICLQLAAISWTCGFLNASLHTTLTFRLSFCQSNGISHFFCDIPPLLSISCSDTSVNEATLLTVGVFVGLSPFFFTLVSYTFILHAILSSRQKGQRHKAISTCASHLTVVILFYGSSIFTYVRPTSSYSLERDQLVGVLYSLLTPTLNPIIYSLRNKEVKLAMRKFLLRIPSLGI
- the LOC128400458 gene encoding olfactory receptor 6F1-like isoform X1, whose product is MAHLFQMEDDTVLEQLNYTGVTTFIIAGFTGTKKLQVIYFITFLLIYLLTLWGNIILLITLKTESSLHTPMYFFLSNLAILEIGYTSVTLPKLLAISLGRSKAISLTACLMQSYFFFFLGSTECFLLAVMAYDRYLAICNPLRYSTLMCSRMCIYLALASWVTGFLNPCPSTILVGRLHFCGNIIDHFFCDVPPLLSLSCTNTYISRTIIFISSAVIVLGTFLLTMLSYVCILATLLRMSSAKGRQKAFSTCTAHLTVVSLYYGTVIFIYVNPTGQNSMEVNKVVSFIYSVVTPMLNPIIYSLRNEDVKKALKKMMLRKFCPGRQTF
- the LOC128400458 gene encoding olfactory receptor 6F1-like isoform X2: MEDDTVLEQLNYTGVTTFIIAGFTGTKKLQVIYFITFLLIYLLTLWGNIILLITLKTESSLHTPMYFFLSNLAILEIGYTSVTLPKLLAISLGRSKAISLTACLMQSYFFFFLGSTECFLLAVMAYDRYLAICNPLRYSTLMCSRMCIYLALASWVTGFLNPCPSTILVGRLHFCGNIIDHFFCDVPPLLSLSCTNTYISRTIIFISSAVIVLGTFLLTMLSYVCILATLLRMSSAKGRQKAFSTCTAHLTVVSLYYGTVIFIYVNPTGQNSMEVNKVVSFIYSVVTPMLNPIIYSLRNEDVKKALKKMMLRKFCPGRQTF